From the genome of Triticum aestivum cultivar Chinese Spring chromosome 3B, IWGSC CS RefSeq v2.1, whole genome shotgun sequence, one region includes:
- the LOC123069640 gene encoding respiratory burst oxidase homolog protein B isoform X2: protein MEGSDEFAMQMFDSLARKRGMVKQVLTKEELKDFWEQLSDQGFDNRLQTFFDMVDKNADGRITSEEVKEIIALSASANKLSKIKERADEYTALIMEELDPNNLGYIELEDLEALLLQSPSEAVARSTTTHSSKLSKALSMKLAPSNDTSPLRRHWQEFLYFVEENWKRIWVMTLWISICIALFIWKFIQYRNRAVFHIMGYCVATAKGAAETLKFNMALVLLPVCRNTITWIRSKTKIGAVVPFNDNINFHKVIAAGVAVGVALHAGAHLTCDFPLLLHASDAKYEPMKPFFGDKRPPNYWWFVKGTAGWTGIVMVVLMSIAFVLAQPWFRRNKLKDTNPLKKMTGFNAFWFTHHLFAIVYALLIVHGTSLYLTKEWYKKSTWMYIAYPVFLYSCERIVRLFRSHDAVKIQKVAVYPGHVLALYMSKPTGFRYRSGQYIFINCRAVSPYEWHPFSITSAPGDNYLSVHIRTRGDWTSRLRTVFSEACRPPAEGESGLLRADLSRGITDSNARFPKLLIDGPYGAPAQDYREYDVLLLIGLGIGATPLISIVKDVLNHIQPGGSVGGAEPGGTGKAKKRQFMTKRAYFYWVTREEGSFEWFRGVMNEVAEKDKDQVIELHNHCSSVYQEGDARSALIVMLQELQHAKKGVDILSGTSVKTHFARPNWRSVFKRVAVNHENQRVGVFYCGEPVLVPQLRQLSADFTHKTNTKFEFHKENF from the exons ATGGAAGGGTCAGACGAGTTTGCGATGCAAATGTTCGACTCGTTAGCGAGGAAGAGAGGAATGGTGAAGCAAGTGCTGACTAAGGAGGAGCTGAAAGATTTCTGGGAGCAACTGAGTGATCAGGGTTTCGACAACCGACTCCAAACGTTCTTTGACAT GGTTGACAAAAATGCTGATGGAAGAATCACCTCAGAGGAGGTTAAGGAG ATTATTGCGCTTAGTGCATCAGCAAATAAACTttccaagatcaaagagcgagctGATGAGTACACAGCACTTATTATGGAAGAGCTTGACCCAAACAACTTGGGCTACATAGAG CTCGAGGACTTGGAGGCACTCTTACTGCAGTCACCATCTGAAGCTGTTGCAAGATCAACGACCACCCACAGCTCGAAACTTAGCAAAGCTCTTAGCATGAAGCTCGCACCTAGCAATGACACGAGTCCACTTCGCCGCCACTGGCAGGAGTTTTTGTACTTTGTTGAGGAAAACTGGAAGCGCATATGGGTCATGACTCTCTGGATTTCAATCTGCATCGCCCTTTTCATTTGGAAGTTCATCCAGTATCGTAACAGGGCTGTATTTCACATCATGGGCTACTGTGTGGCCACTGCAAAGGGTGCCGCAGAGACCCTGAAATTCAATATGGCCCTGGTTCTTCTTCCTGTCTGCCGTAATACAATCACATGGATTCGATCAAAGACAAAGATTGGAGCTGTTGTACCCTTCAATGACAACATAAACTTCCATAAG GTAATAGCAGCGGGTGTTGCAGTTGGTGTTGCTCTGCATGCAGGTGCTCATCTGACATGTGATTTTCCTCTCTTGCTCCATGCAAGTGATGCAAAATATGAACCAATGAAGCCTTTCTTTGGGGACAAAAGGCCACCAAACTACTGGTGGTTTGTAAAAGGAACTGCAGGGTGGACAGGTATTGTCATGGTAGTGCTCATGTCAATAGCTTTTGTATTAGCCCAGCCATGGTTCCGACGTAACAAGCTCAAGGACACTAATCCACTCAAGAAGATGACTGGTTTCAATGCCTTTTGGTTTACGCACCACCTATTTGCTATTGTGTATGCACTGCTCATCGTCCATGGAACAAGTTTGTATCTGACGAAGGAGTGGTACAAGAAATCG ACATGGATGTACATCGCTTATCCTGTCTTCTTATATTCATGCGAGCGCATTGTTCGGTTATTTAGGAGCCATGATGCAGTTAAGATTCAGAAG GTTGCGGTATATCCTGGGCATGTGTTGGCTCTTTATATGTCCAAGCCAACTGGTTTTAGATACCGGAGTGGGCAGTACATCTTCATAAATTGCAGAGCTGTATCTCCATATGAATG GCATCCGTTTTCGATTACATCGGCACCAGGAGATAATTACCTCAGTGTCCACATCCGCACAAGGGGTGATTGGACTTCTCGGCTTAGGACAGTCTTCTCTGAG GCGTGTCGGCCTCCAGCTGAAGGAGAAAGTGGACTCCTTAGAGCTGACCTCTCCAGGGGAATCACTGACAGCAATGCAAG ATTCCCTAAACTTTTGATTGATGGACCATATGGTGCTCCAGCACAAGATTACCGGGAATACGATGTGCTACTCCTCATTGGACTTGGCATTGGAGCCACCCCTTTGATCAGCATTGTGAAGGATGTGCTTAACCACATCCAGCCTGGGGGATCGGTTGGTGGAGCAGAGCCGGGGGGCACTGGTAAGGCAAAGAAGAGACAATTTATGACGAAGAGGGCCTACTTCTACTGGGTCACAAGGGAGGAGGGCTCCTTTGAATGGTTCAGAGGGGTGATGAACGAGGTGGCTGAGAAGGACAAGGATCAAGTGATCGAGCTTCACAACCATTGCTCGAGTGTGTATCAAGAGGGCGATGCTCGTTCCGCGCTCATTGTCATGCTCCAAGAACTCCAGCATGCAAAGAAGGGAGTTGATATCTTGTCCGGAACCAGTGTCAAGACTCACTTTGCCCGACCTAATTGGCGAAGCGTCTTCAAGCGTGTCGCGGTCAACCATGAGAATCAGCGCGTCG GGGTTTTCTATTGTGGTGAGCCTGTTCTTGTGCCGCAGCTGCGGCAGTTGTCGGCAGATTTCACCCACAAGACAAACACAAAGTTTGAGTTTCACAAGGAGAACTTCTAG
- the LOC123069640 gene encoding respiratory burst oxidase homolog protein B isoform X1, producing MEMPDIEAGTVVTDSDSSRRPQDNTATSIPNSGNLEGSSHRATKTTRFKDEDDGVVEITLDIQRDSVSIQDVRPVDDSGSAHSGALVSPSSSRGGKLSSKLRQVTNGLKLTNPSKKVPPSPAAKTVRKRYDRSKSSAAVALKGLQFVTAKVGNDGWTAVEKRFNHLQVDGMLLRSRFGKCIGMEGSDEFAMQMFDSLARKRGMVKQVLTKEELKDFWEQLSDQGFDNRLQTFFDMVDKNADGRITSEEVKEIIALSASANKLSKIKERADEYTALIMEELDPNNLGYIELEDLEALLLQSPSEAVARSTTTHSSKLSKALSMKLAPSNDTSPLRRHWQEFLYFVEENWKRIWVMTLWISICIALFIWKFIQYRNRAVFHIMGYCVATAKGAAETLKFNMALVLLPVCRNTITWIRSKTKIGAVVPFNDNINFHKVIAAGVAVGVALHAGAHLTCDFPLLLHASDAKYEPMKPFFGDKRPPNYWWFVKGTAGWTGIVMVVLMSIAFVLAQPWFRRNKLKDTNPLKKMTGFNAFWFTHHLFAIVYALLIVHGTSLYLTKEWYKKSTWMYIAYPVFLYSCERIVRLFRSHDAVKIQKVAVYPGHVLALYMSKPTGFRYRSGQYIFINCRAVSPYEWHPFSITSAPGDNYLSVHIRTRGDWTSRLRTVFSEACRPPAEGESGLLRADLSRGITDSNARFPKLLIDGPYGAPAQDYREYDVLLLIGLGIGATPLISIVKDVLNHIQPGGSVGGAEPGGTGKAKKRQFMTKRAYFYWVTREEGSFEWFRGVMNEVAEKDKDQVIELHNHCSSVYQEGDARSALIVMLQELQHAKKGVDILSGTSVKTHFARPNWRSVFKRVAVNHENQRVGVFYCGEPVLVPQLRQLSADFTHKTNTKFEFHKENF from the exons ATGGAGATGCCTGATATTGAAGCTGGCACGGTAGTCACCGATTCTGATAGTTCAAGAAGGCCACAAGACAATACTGCGACATCAATCCCAAACAGTGGAAATTTAGAAGGTTCAAGCCACAGGGCCACAAAGACCACCAGGTTCAAAGACGAAGACGACGGGGTTGTTGAGATTACCCTTGACATACAACGCGATTCAGTGTCAATCCAAGATGTCAGGCCAGTTGACGATAGTGGCTCAGCACACAGCGGTGCACTGGTGTCACCTTCCTCATCAAGGGGCGGCAAGCTGTCATCGAAACTGAGACAGGTGACGAACGGGCTAAAGCTGACGAATCCGAGCAAGAAGGTGCCACCGTCGCCTGCAGCGAAGACCGTGAGGAAGAGATATGACCGAAGCAAGAGTAGTGCTGCAGTGGCACTCAAAGGCTTGCAGTTTGTGACTGCCAAAGTTGGCAATGACGGCTGGACTGCCGTGGAGAAACGGTTCAATCACCTACAGGTTGATGGCATGCTACTCCGTTCAAGATTTGGGAAATGCATTG GGATGGAAGGGTCAGACGAGTTTGCGATGCAAATGTTCGACTCGTTAGCGAGGAAGAGAGGAATGGTGAAGCAAGTGCTGACTAAGGAGGAGCTGAAAGATTTCTGGGAGCAACTGAGTGATCAGGGTTTCGACAACCGACTCCAAACGTTCTTTGACAT GGTTGACAAAAATGCTGATGGAAGAATCACCTCAGAGGAGGTTAAGGAG ATTATTGCGCTTAGTGCATCAGCAAATAAACTttccaagatcaaagagcgagctGATGAGTACACAGCACTTATTATGGAAGAGCTTGACCCAAACAACTTGGGCTACATAGAG CTCGAGGACTTGGAGGCACTCTTACTGCAGTCACCATCTGAAGCTGTTGCAAGATCAACGACCACCCACAGCTCGAAACTTAGCAAAGCTCTTAGCATGAAGCTCGCACCTAGCAATGACACGAGTCCACTTCGCCGCCACTGGCAGGAGTTTTTGTACTTTGTTGAGGAAAACTGGAAGCGCATATGGGTCATGACTCTCTGGATTTCAATCTGCATCGCCCTTTTCATTTGGAAGTTCATCCAGTATCGTAACAGGGCTGTATTTCACATCATGGGCTACTGTGTGGCCACTGCAAAGGGTGCCGCAGAGACCCTGAAATTCAATATGGCCCTGGTTCTTCTTCCTGTCTGCCGTAATACAATCACATGGATTCGATCAAAGACAAAGATTGGAGCTGTTGTACCCTTCAATGACAACATAAACTTCCATAAG GTAATAGCAGCGGGTGTTGCAGTTGGTGTTGCTCTGCATGCAGGTGCTCATCTGACATGTGATTTTCCTCTCTTGCTCCATGCAAGTGATGCAAAATATGAACCAATGAAGCCTTTCTTTGGGGACAAAAGGCCACCAAACTACTGGTGGTTTGTAAAAGGAACTGCAGGGTGGACAGGTATTGTCATGGTAGTGCTCATGTCAATAGCTTTTGTATTAGCCCAGCCATGGTTCCGACGTAACAAGCTCAAGGACACTAATCCACTCAAGAAGATGACTGGTTTCAATGCCTTTTGGTTTACGCACCACCTATTTGCTATTGTGTATGCACTGCTCATCGTCCATGGAACAAGTTTGTATCTGACGAAGGAGTGGTACAAGAAATCG ACATGGATGTACATCGCTTATCCTGTCTTCTTATATTCATGCGAGCGCATTGTTCGGTTATTTAGGAGCCATGATGCAGTTAAGATTCAGAAG GTTGCGGTATATCCTGGGCATGTGTTGGCTCTTTATATGTCCAAGCCAACTGGTTTTAGATACCGGAGTGGGCAGTACATCTTCATAAATTGCAGAGCTGTATCTCCATATGAATG GCATCCGTTTTCGATTACATCGGCACCAGGAGATAATTACCTCAGTGTCCACATCCGCACAAGGGGTGATTGGACTTCTCGGCTTAGGACAGTCTTCTCTGAG GCGTGTCGGCCTCCAGCTGAAGGAGAAAGTGGACTCCTTAGAGCTGACCTCTCCAGGGGAATCACTGACAGCAATGCAAG ATTCCCTAAACTTTTGATTGATGGACCATATGGTGCTCCAGCACAAGATTACCGGGAATACGATGTGCTACTCCTCATTGGACTTGGCATTGGAGCCACCCCTTTGATCAGCATTGTGAAGGATGTGCTTAACCACATCCAGCCTGGGGGATCGGTTGGTGGAGCAGAGCCGGGGGGCACTGGTAAGGCAAAGAAGAGACAATTTATGACGAAGAGGGCCTACTTCTACTGGGTCACAAGGGAGGAGGGCTCCTTTGAATGGTTCAGAGGGGTGATGAACGAGGTGGCTGAGAAGGACAAGGATCAAGTGATCGAGCTTCACAACCATTGCTCGAGTGTGTATCAAGAGGGCGATGCTCGTTCCGCGCTCATTGTCATGCTCCAAGAACTCCAGCATGCAAAGAAGGGAGTTGATATCTTGTCCGGAACCAGTGTCAAGACTCACTTTGCCCGACCTAATTGGCGAAGCGTCTTCAAGCGTGTCGCGGTCAACCATGAGAATCAGCGCGTCG GGGTTTTCTATTGTGGTGAGCCTGTTCTTGTGCCGCAGCTGCGGCAGTTGTCGGCAGATTTCACCCACAAGACAAACACAAAGTTTGAGTTTCACAAGGAGAACTTCTAG